From the genome of Latilactobacillus curvatus JCM 1096 = DSM 20019:
TTTAAATCACCTAAGGTAAGGGCGATTTGAGCGATAATCATCAACTGTGTTAAGCGATTTCGACGAACAGCTTCATCTTCAGCCATGACCATTGTGGCATCAAAGTAAGCTTCGATTAATGGTCGTAGTGTTTGTAAGATGCCGTAATTATCAGCTAATGGGTTCGTAGCAATTGTACCACGTAAGTCTTCGACCGCTGTGTAAAGTGCTTTTTCAGCTTCATTTTCGAATAATGCAGGATCAACCGTTAAATCAGTTGTTGCAAAGTCAACTTTTTCAGCGAGTCGTAACACACGTGTCACGGCTTCAACCGTTGCCTTGAAATCTGCATCATCTTGATGGTCTGAAAGCACTTTGGCAGCTTCGAACATCACGACTGGATCTTGACTTTGATTCTTCAAGACGGCATCTACGATATCACGCCGGACTTTAGGCCGCATGCCGTTAAAGCGTTGGCGAACACGATCCGTTAAGAAATCGCTGATCGCGTCAGCATTGGTTGACCAATCAAGGTTGAAATCAGCTTGTTGCTTAACAATGTCACTCATCGCAGCTTGATAATCGGCCATTGGGAAGTGCCAGTTTTGGTTTTCTAAGATGCGGATAATCCCATAAGCTTGACGACGCAATGCATAAGGATCGTTTGAACCACTTGGAATCATGCCCACTGCAAAGAAATCAGCCATACTATCGAACTTATCAGCGATTGCTAAAACCGCGCCGACCTTTGTTGCAGGGAGTGCACCTTCAGCACTAATTGGCATGTAGTGTTCGCGAATCGCTGTGGCAACGGCTGGTGTTTCACCTTGTAATAAGGCATATTTTTCACCCATGACCCCTTGCAATTCGGCAAATTCACCGACCATGCCAGTCACTAAGTCAAATTTATAAATATCACTTGCCCGTTGCAAATCAACTAATTCTGCTTCTGATAAACCAAATTTTTGGCCTAAGAATTGCGCGATTAAACCAACACGGGTCATCTTTTCAGCCAGACTACCAATCTTGTCGTGGAATGACACGTTTTGTAACTTCGCAACGTTTTGTTCAATCGTTACCTTTTGATCTTCATGGTAGAAGAAATCGGCATCTTCCAAACGCGCTGTGAGGACTTTTTCGTTCCCAGCAATGACATTTTCCATGAAGTCGGTGTTCCCGTTGCGAACACCGATGAAAACAGGTAATAAATCACCCGCTTGGCTGCGTGCGTAGAAGTAACGTTGGTTATCCTTCATTGAGGTAATCAACACTTCTTCTGGAATTTCAAGATACTTAGGATCGAATTGCCCATAAAAAGCAGTTGGCCATTCAACTAAGTTCGTCACTTCTTCTAACAAGTTTGCGTCTAAATCGACTTGCCAATCGTTTTCTTGGGCCATTGTTTCAATCTGAGTTTGAATTAAGTTTTGGCGTTTAGCTTCATCCGCAATTACGAATTGTGCTTCCAGCGTTGCTTCGTAATCAGTTGCTTTTGCCAATATCACGGCTTGACCTAAGAAACGGTGCCCTTGTGTTGTGCAACCAGTCGTAACGTTTAAAATACTGAAATCGATAATTTCATCGTCTAATAGAGCAACAATCCAGTGAATTGGACGGATATATTCGAAGTCGTAATCGGCCCAGTGCATCCGCGTTGGGAAGGTCATCGCCATAATCACGGCTTTTAGTTCTGGCAAAATTGTTTCAACAGGTTTGCCGATGATTGATTTTTCAACATAGACGTATTCAACGCCTTTTAGTGCTTTAAAAGTAATGTCGTCGGTCGTTAAACCTTGGCCGCGAACAAAACCTTGCGCTGCTTTACTCCAGTTACCTTCAGCATCAAGCGCAATTTTCTTAGCGGGGCCTTTCGCTTCTTCGTGAATGTCAGCTTGCTTGTCCGCTAGGTCTTCGATCAAGACGGCTAACCGGCGTGGTGTTGCGTAAGTTTTGATGGTCCCGAATGTTAAGTGTTGTTCTTCTAAAAAGTCGCGTACGCGCTTTTCTAGTTGTTGGATGCTAGGCATCACAACGTGGGCTGGCATTTCTTCCAAGCCAATTTCTAATAAGAATGGTTTAGTCATTGTTAACGACCTCCGTGTTTGATTCTTGAGCATGTTTTAAGAGCGGGAAGCCACGTTTCTCACGTTCAGCAACGAATGCTTGCGCGATTGAGTGCGCCATCCGGCGAATCCGTGACAAGTAACCGGCCCGTTCTGTAACGGAAACGGCACCATGGGCATCCAATAGGTTGAATGTGTGGCTACATTTCAAGACATAGTCATATGCTGGATGAACAAGGCCTAAGTCAATTAAACGTTTTGCTTCTGTT
Proteins encoded in this window:
- the glyS gene encoding glycine--tRNA ligase subunit beta, whose translation is MTKPFLLEIGLEEMPAHVVMPSIQQLEKRVRDFLEEQHLTFGTIKTYATPRRLAVLIEDLADKQADIHEEAKGPAKKIALDAEGNWSKAAQGFVRGQGLTTDDITFKALKGVEYVYVEKSIIGKPVETILPELKAVIMAMTFPTRMHWADYDFEYIRPIHWIVALLDDEIIDFSILNVTTGCTTQGHRFLGQAVILAKATDYEATLEAQFVIADEAKRQNLIQTQIETMAQENDWQVDLDANLLEEVTNLVEWPTAFYGQFDPKYLEIPEEVLITSMKDNQRYFYARSQAGDLLPVFIGVRNGNTDFMENVIAGNEKVLTARLEDADFFYHEDQKVTIEQNVAKLQNVSFHDKIGSLAEKMTRVGLIAQFLGQKFGLSEAELVDLQRASDIYKFDLVTGMVGEFAELQGVMGEKYALLQGETPAVATAIREHYMPISAEGALPATKVGAVLAIADKFDSMADFFAVGMIPSGSNDPYALRRQAYGIIRILENQNWHFPMADYQAAMSDIVKQQADFNLDWSTNADAISDFLTDRVRQRFNGMRPKVRRDIVDAVLKNQSQDPVVMFEAAKVLSDHQDDADFKATVEAVTRVLRLAEKVDFATTDLTVDPALFENEAEKALYTAVEDLRGTIATNPLADNYGILQTLRPLIEAYFDATMVMAEDEAVRRNRLTQLMIIAQIALTLGDLNELIVK